Proteins encoded within one genomic window of Mycolicibacterium aubagnense:
- a CDS encoding chorismate--pyruvate lyase family protein, with the protein MTADLDHEPELAVAEIRKLNRDLQILMATNGTLTRILNVLANEEIAVEIIRQQIHNVAPRMAECHGLASGRVLERDILLKGRTSGDAFVAAKSLVAMDLLPSEIMTSLMETDRPIGEIMAGSCIETYKEEAKVWAGKLPSWPALDGYRNSRVETVARRYRIICGGQPVIVITEYILRTVFEEFRVLNSTFRKASELA; encoded by the coding sequence ATGACGGCAGACCTTGACCACGAACCCGAACTCGCGGTAGCAGAAATTCGAAAGCTCAATCGCGACCTTCAGATACTTATGGCGACCAATGGCACCCTCACGCGGATTCTGAACGTTCTGGCCAATGAAGAGATCGCTGTAGAGATCATCAGACAGCAAATTCACAACGTCGCGCCGAGAATGGCAGAGTGTCATGGCTTAGCGAGCGGCCGTGTTCTCGAGCGCGACATCTTGCTCAAGGGCCGGACTTCCGGGGACGCATTCGTAGCTGCGAAATCGTTGGTAGCCATGGATTTGTTACCCAGCGAGATCATGACAAGCCTGATGGAGACGGACCGTCCTATTGGGGAGATCATGGCCGGCAGCTGCATCGAGACCTACAAAGAAGAGGCCAAGGTCTGGGCCGGAAAATTACCGAGTTGGCCCGCGCTCGATGGATATCGGAATTCGCGAGTGGAGACCGTCGCCCGCCGGTATCGCATCATCTGCGGAGGACAACCGGTCATTGTTATCACCGAATACATCCTCCGCACGGTATTCGAAGAGTTTCGGGTCCTGAATTCGACGTTTCGAAAAGCTAGCGAATTGGCATGA
- a CDS encoding condensation domain-containing protein, which yields MRIGKITIGKIDDWTPSPGVLTSWHPTEAARDMARQAPVSPVPVSYMQGQHIRGVVERTGSGLEYSRQIIATCEVPGQCDIAAMNEALNSYLRRHDTYRSWFEYTPTGASGAAGNGTFEILRHTITDPEDLEFEPVHHGELAIEDVRKHVVDIPTPLEWGCFSFGIVQSEDCFNFYAAIDHVHGDAALIGITMLEAHGRYTALTTGGSAFALPDAGSFDEWCVQEHERTSALTVDSPEVQAWIEFAENNNNTMPEFPLPLGNAMEPSVGDMVGESLLDPDQTARFEAACDAAGARFVGGLFACMAQVEHELTGAATYYGLTPRDTRRTSDNFMTQGWFTGLVPITVPIAAATFNEAAWAAQESFDGNLNMARVPYYRVLELAPWLDWPRPNFPVSNFLHGGAAPLNTILAATEMGYANNIGIYSDGRYSYQLTIYVFRYEGGTVMEVMYPDNPIAKKSVTRYLEAMKSVCTRIADGGNW from the coding sequence TTGCGCATCGGGAAGATCACGATCGGAAAGATCGATGATTGGACGCCGAGCCCAGGGGTCCTGACTTCTTGGCATCCCACCGAGGCGGCTCGTGACATGGCCCGGCAGGCGCCTGTGAGTCCGGTTCCGGTCAGCTACATGCAGGGCCAGCACATCCGGGGTGTCGTCGAGCGCACCGGCTCGGGCCTCGAATACTCCCGCCAGATCATCGCGACGTGCGAAGTGCCGGGTCAGTGCGATATCGCGGCCATGAACGAGGCGCTCAACTCCTACCTGCGCAGGCACGACACCTACCGCAGCTGGTTCGAGTACACCCCCACCGGGGCGAGCGGCGCGGCGGGAAATGGCACGTTCGAGATCCTTCGCCATACGATCACCGATCCCGAGGACCTCGAATTCGAGCCCGTCCACCATGGTGAGTTGGCGATCGAAGACGTCCGCAAGCATGTCGTGGACATCCCGACGCCGCTGGAGTGGGGCTGCTTCTCCTTCGGCATCGTGCAGAGCGAAGACTGCTTCAACTTCTATGCCGCCATCGATCATGTCCATGGGGACGCCGCGCTGATCGGCATCACCATGCTGGAGGCTCATGGCCGGTACACAGCATTGACAACAGGGGGCTCAGCGTTTGCTCTGCCCGACGCCGGCAGCTTCGACGAATGGTGCGTCCAGGAGCACGAGCGCACCTCGGCGCTGACCGTCGACTCGCCCGAGGTTCAGGCCTGGATAGAGTTTGCTGAGAACAACAACAACACCATGCCGGAGTTCCCGCTGCCGCTGGGGAACGCCATGGAGCCGTCGGTCGGTGACATGGTCGGCGAATCGCTGCTGGACCCGGACCAGACGGCGCGATTCGAGGCTGCCTGTGACGCGGCCGGCGCCCGATTCGTCGGTGGCCTGTTCGCCTGCATGGCTCAGGTCGAACACGAATTGACCGGTGCCGCAACGTATTACGGGCTCACTCCGCGTGACACCCGGCGTACGTCGGACAACTTCATGACGCAGGGCTGGTTCACCGGCCTGGTGCCCATCACGGTGCCCATCGCCGCCGCGACTTTCAACGAAGCCGCCTGGGCGGCGCAGGAGTCGTTCGACGGCAACCTGAACATGGCGCGGGTGCCGTACTACCGCGTGCTGGAACTCGCGCCTTGGCTGGATTGGCCGCGGCCCAACTTCCCGGTGTCGAATTTCCTGCACGGTGGCGCGGCGCCGCTCAACACCATCCTCGCGGCCACCGAGATGGGGTACGCCAACAACATCGGCATCTACTCCGACGGCCGGTACTCCTACCAGCTGACCATCTATGTGTTCCGCTACGAAGGCGGCACGGTCATGGAGGTCATGTATCCGGACAACCCCATCGCCAAGAAGTCCGTGACCCGGTACCTGGAGGCGATGAAGTCGGTCTGCACGCGGATCGCAGACGGCGGGAATTGGTGA
- a CDS encoding p-hydroxybenzoic acid--AMP ligase FadD22 — translation MVNGNLAELLARRASEAGWYDKPAYYAPEVVTHGQVHDGAVRLGEVLRSRGLSREDRVLLCLPDSPELVQLLLACLARGILAFLVNPDLNRDDHAFQERDTEPALVVTSGPLCDRFQPSVVADVAELVSEAARVGPGDYIPLSSDDLAYATYTSGTTGAPKAALHRHADPLTFVEGMCGKALRLTRRDTGLSSARMYFAYGLGNSVWFPLATGGSAVIDPVPISPERAAILSARFEPSVLYGVPSFFARVVDTCASDSFRSLRCVVTAGEAMEIGLAERVTRFFGGIPILDGIGSTEVGQTFVSNTVDEWRPGTLGKVLAPYEIRVVGPDGTTAATGIEGDLWVSGPSIAPGYWNRSEPVAESDGWLETRDRVAIDDQGWVTYQCRADDTEIVGGVNVDPREIERLVMEDDAVATAAVVAVKESTGASTLQAFLVPAADVVIDELTVRDIHKRLLNALSAFKVPHRFAIVERLPRTPNGKLLRRVLRMESPTKPIWDLPMTEPQLTEPHLDAAAQAGCSATGHPNPADGDVGEVTLKERLALLQEERHRLVADAVCAEAAKLLAEPDPRSVDRDLAFSELGFDSQMTVELGNRVAALTGLRLPETIGWDCGTISALAQYVEAALPGSDRRPESSAPAHTGADSLAVIDGELTRLEDQVSNIGPDDKRRVADRLRALLDGITAGEDGLSARIKAAATPDEIFRLIDSEFGEP, via the coding sequence GTGGTGAATGGAAACCTGGCGGAACTACTCGCCCGGCGGGCGTCGGAAGCGGGCTGGTACGACAAGCCCGCCTACTATGCGCCCGAGGTGGTGACTCACGGCCAAGTCCACGACGGCGCCGTGCGCCTCGGCGAAGTGCTCAGAAGCCGGGGTCTTTCCCGCGAAGATCGCGTCCTGTTGTGTCTTCCGGATTCGCCGGAGCTGGTGCAGCTACTGCTGGCATGTCTGGCGCGCGGGATCCTGGCATTCCTGGTTAACCCCGATCTCAACCGGGATGACCACGCGTTTCAGGAACGCGACACGGAGCCGGCGCTTGTCGTCACATCCGGTCCTCTGTGCGATCGATTCCAACCTTCGGTCGTTGCGGACGTCGCAGAGCTGGTGTCCGAGGCAGCGCGAGTCGGTCCGGGTGACTACATACCGCTCAGCAGTGACGATCTCGCCTACGCGACGTACACGTCCGGCACCACGGGTGCGCCGAAAGCCGCGCTCCACCGTCACGCAGACCCACTGACTTTTGTCGAGGGCATGTGCGGGAAGGCGTTACGGCTCACGCGCCGCGACACCGGGCTGTCCAGCGCGCGGATGTATTTTGCGTACGGCCTGGGGAATTCGGTCTGGTTTCCACTGGCGACCGGTGGTTCCGCGGTCATCGATCCCGTGCCGATCAGCCCGGAGCGGGCCGCCATTCTGAGCGCCCGATTCGAACCATCGGTGCTCTACGGGGTGCCCAGTTTCTTTGCCAGGGTGGTCGATACCTGCGCTTCCGATTCGTTCCGTTCGCTTCGCTGTGTGGTGACGGCGGGGGAGGCCATGGAGATCGGTCTCGCCGAACGGGTCACGAGATTCTTCGGCGGCATCCCGATTCTCGACGGAATCGGATCTACCGAGGTCGGACAGACGTTCGTGTCGAATACCGTCGACGAATGGCGCCCGGGAACGCTGGGAAAAGTCCTAGCGCCCTATGAGATTCGTGTCGTGGGGCCGGATGGCACGACAGCTGCCACCGGGATCGAGGGGGACCTGTGGGTTAGCGGACCATCGATCGCGCCAGGCTATTGGAATCGTTCTGAACCGGTTGCCGAAAGCGACGGTTGGCTCGAGACGCGGGATCGGGTGGCCATAGATGACCAGGGGTGGGTTACCTACCAGTGCCGCGCGGACGATACCGAGATCGTCGGCGGGGTCAACGTCGATCCGCGGGAGATCGAACGGCTCGTCATGGAAGACGACGCGGTGGCTACAGCTGCCGTTGTCGCCGTGAAAGAGTCCACGGGCGCATCGACGTTGCAGGCATTTCTGGTCCCGGCGGCCGACGTCGTCATCGACGAACTGACTGTGCGCGACATTCACAAGCGATTGCTCAACGCGCTCTCGGCATTCAAGGTGCCGCACAGATTCGCGATCGTCGAGCGACTCCCCCGAACCCCGAACGGGAAACTGCTGCGGCGCGTGCTTCGCATGGAGAGTCCGACGAAACCGATTTGGGACCTCCCGATGACCGAGCCCCAGTTGACCGAGCCCCACCTCGACGCGGCCGCGCAGGCGGGTTGCTCGGCGACCGGGCACCCTAACCCGGCGGACGGCGACGTCGGCGAAGTCACGCTCAAGGAGCGGTTGGCCTTGTTGCAGGAGGAACGGCACCGGCTGGTGGCAGACGCGGTATGCGCGGAGGCCGCGAAGCTGTTGGCCGAGCCAGACCCCCGGTCGGTGGATCGGGATCTGGCCTTCTCCGAGCTGGGTTTCGACTCGCAGATGACGGTCGAACTGGGCAATCGAGTGGCTGCGCTGACGGGACTGCGACTGCCCGAGACGATCGGGTGGGATTGCGGCACGATCTCAGCGCTGGCGCAGTACGTGGAGGCTGCGCTGCCCGGATCGGACCGACGGCCGGAGTCGTCCGCCCCGGCGCATACCGGCGCTGACAGCCTTGCGGTGATCGATGGGGAGCTCACGAGGCTCGAAGACCAGGTGTCGAACATCGGGCCCGACGACAAGCGGCGGGTTGCCGATCGGTTGCGTGCCCTGCTCGACGGCATCACTGCCGGCGAGGACGGGCTGAGCGCGCGGATCAAGGCGGCCGCGACTCCCGACGAGATTTTCCGGCTGATCGATTCCGAGTTCGGCGAGCCATGA
- the pe gene encoding acyltransferase PE produces the protein MNKLLARSMAIATTLLTVGAGGPLADWVATADEPSAGSGSGDTIVPAIPPIGTPGRGYALGGAHVMGIPYDEYIRRTGADWFPGLKREIVDYPAGQVQGHVLGGIPGIEELHEKMPEIGLNGPSIGESVDIGQDNVLRRVRDGGPGTVIGLSEGAMVLHAVQDRLAYDPAAPAPNELSFATYGDPLAINPWTESFLRQNFPVGSTVPALDFRMPPVVDSQYNTYQFISAYDSIADWPDRPDNLMALLNAVVGLATGHTAVAFTNPKNVPPQNIVKTVNSRGATTTTYMIPEQHLPLVVPFKYLGMSEADMNHLDAVMKPMVDAGYSRNDDPATAPITVDPVNGYDPAAATAPATQAAFGGAADPASQLMSGINYVLSHGPSAH, from the coding sequence ATGAACAAGCTACTTGCCCGCTCGATGGCTATCGCCACCACGCTGTTGACCGTCGGTGCCGGCGGGCCGCTCGCGGATTGGGTTGCGACGGCCGACGAGCCGTCGGCCGGTTCCGGGTCCGGCGACACGATTGTCCCGGCCATCCCACCGATCGGTACGCCCGGCCGCGGCTACGCCCTCGGCGGCGCGCACGTCATGGGCATTCCCTACGACGAATACATCCGTCGTACCGGCGCCGACTGGTTCCCCGGCCTCAAGCGCGAGATCGTCGACTACCCCGCCGGCCAGGTGCAGGGCCACGTGCTCGGTGGCATCCCGGGCATCGAGGAACTGCACGAGAAGATGCCGGAAATCGGCTTGAACGGCCCGAGCATCGGCGAGTCCGTCGACATCGGACAGGACAACGTCCTGCGCCGGGTCCGTGACGGCGGCCCGGGCACCGTGATCGGCCTGTCCGAAGGCGCGATGGTCCTGCACGCCGTGCAGGACCGGCTGGCCTATGACCCGGCCGCGCCGGCGCCCAACGAGCTGTCATTCGCGACCTACGGTGACCCGCTCGCGATCAACCCGTGGACCGAGAGCTTCCTGCGGCAGAACTTCCCGGTGGGCAGCACGGTCCCGGCGCTCGACTTCCGGATGCCGCCGGTGGTCGACAGTCAGTACAACACTTACCAATTCATCTCCGCATACGACAGCATCGCCGACTGGCCCGACCGCCCGGACAACCTCATGGCGCTGCTGAACGCGGTCGTCGGCCTGGCCACGGGCCACACCGCGGTGGCGTTCACCAACCCGAAGAACGTGCCGCCGCAGAACATCGTCAAGACCGTCAACTCCCGCGGTGCGACGACCACGACGTACATGATCCCCGAGCAGCACCTGCCGCTCGTCGTGCCGTTCAAGTACCTCGGCATGTCCGAAGCGGACATGAATCACCTTGACGCCGTGATGAAACCCATGGTGGATGCGGGATATTCGCGCAATGACGACCCGGCGACCGCGCCGATCACGGTCGATCCCGTCAACGGCTATGACCCCGCCGCCGCCACCGCCCCGGCCACGCAGGCCGCCTTCGGTGGTGCTGCCGACCCGGCCTCGCAGTTGATGTCGGGCATCAACTACGTGCTGAGCCACGGGCCGAGCGCGCACTAG
- a CDS encoding MMPL/RND family transporter has product MRRLTDFVVRWPWVVIGLWITLAVVLPLAVPSLGEMAQKHPLAMLPADSPSSVAARHMTEAFKEPGTDDLLLVVLINDRGLERADEGTYRKLVDALRDDPHDVVMLQDFISTPPLRNFLTSKDKKAWVLPVGLAGALGTPQSYAAYNRVADIVKHSTAGSPLKIHLAGPAATVADLTVAGEKDRMPIEIAIAVLVLLVLLVVYRNPVTMLLPLAGIGMSLVIAQALVAGLSQLTGLGVSNQAIILLSAMIFGAGTDYAVFLISRYHDYVRQGTDSTDAVRKALTSVGKVITASAATVGVTFLGISFAKMGVFSTVGVSSAIGILVAFLAAVTLLPAILTLVGPRGWITPRHELTAQLWRRSGARIVRRPRLHLVASLLVLILLASAASFAKFNYDDRKAVAASAPSSVGYAALENHFNINQSVPSYVLVQSPRDLRSPQALADLEQMASRISQLPDVAMVSGITRPLGEVPPEFRATFQAGLVGDRLTDGANMIGERAGDINRLTKGADTLATNLSDVRGQVTQIAGSLQTTLDAFTAMRSQYGGEKLVQNVETAAKLINSVSKLGNTLGLNYTAAKDMFGWVGPVLAALQNNAVCDLDLSCAETRGHFQRLEEARQDGTIDEINKLAGQLQSMQDRQTLNASVQQLQGAMTNLTKVMRSLGIDSPAGAQANLTKLRQGADRSASGSREVANGVDEIVDQIKLMRSGLDQAGAFLLSMKQNAGGPTQAGFNIPPEVLKLEAFKSASKMFISPDGHSVRYLVLTKLDPFSAAAMDQVNTIRDTARGAQPNTSLSDATVSMGGYPVALKDTRDYYQNDIRFIIIVTIVVVLLILMLLLRSLIAPLYLVGSVVLSYFAALGIGVVVFQYLFHQPLHWTVPPLAFVVLVAVGADYNMLFVSRMRDESPHGMRYGIIRTLSSTGGVITAAGLIFAASMWGLLFSSIGTVIQGGFVIGAGILLDTFLVRTITVPAMATLVGEANWWPSRPKTQGSNA; this is encoded by the coding sequence TTGCGACGGCTGACCGATTTTGTGGTGCGGTGGCCCTGGGTGGTGATCGGCCTGTGGATCACGCTCGCTGTGGTCCTACCGCTGGCCGTGCCCAGCCTGGGTGAGATGGCCCAGAAGCATCCCCTGGCCATGCTCCCCGCCGATTCTCCGTCGAGCGTCGCGGCCCGGCACATGACCGAGGCGTTCAAAGAACCTGGCACCGACGACCTGCTGCTCGTCGTCCTCATCAACGACCGCGGGCTCGAGCGCGCCGACGAAGGCACCTACCGCAAACTGGTGGACGCGCTGCGCGACGACCCGCACGACGTCGTCATGCTGCAGGACTTCATCAGCACCCCACCGCTGCGCAACTTTCTGACCAGCAAGGACAAGAAGGCCTGGGTGCTGCCGGTCGGCCTGGCCGGTGCGCTGGGCACGCCGCAGTCCTACGCCGCCTACAACCGCGTCGCGGACATCGTCAAGCACAGCACCGCGGGCAGCCCGCTGAAGATTCACCTCGCCGGGCCGGCCGCCACCGTCGCCGACCTCACCGTCGCGGGGGAGAAGGACCGGATGCCCATCGAGATCGCCATCGCGGTCCTCGTGCTCCTGGTCCTGCTCGTCGTCTACCGCAACCCCGTCACCATGCTGCTGCCGCTCGCCGGCATCGGCATGTCCCTGGTGATCGCGCAGGCCCTCGTCGCCGGGCTGTCCCAGCTCACCGGCCTGGGGGTCTCTAACCAGGCGATCATCCTGCTGAGCGCCATGATCTTCGGCGCGGGCACGGACTACGCGGTGTTCCTGATCAGCCGCTACCACGACTATGTGCGGCAGGGCACCGACTCGACCGACGCCGTCCGCAAGGCACTGACCTCCGTCGGCAAGGTCATCACCGCATCAGCGGCGACCGTCGGTGTCACCTTCCTCGGCATCAGCTTCGCCAAGATGGGCGTCTTCTCCACTGTCGGTGTGTCATCGGCCATCGGGATCCTGGTGGCCTTCCTCGCCGCCGTGACGCTGCTGCCCGCCATCCTGACCCTCGTCGGCCCGCGCGGGTGGATCACACCGCGGCACGAACTCACCGCGCAGCTGTGGCGACGGTCCGGTGCGCGCATCGTCCGCCGGCCGCGACTGCACCTGGTGGCCAGCCTGCTGGTGCTGATCCTGCTGGCCAGCGCCGCCAGCTTCGCGAAGTTCAATTACGACGACCGCAAGGCCGTGGCCGCGTCGGCCCCGAGCTCCGTCGGGTACGCCGCGCTGGAAAACCACTTCAATATCAACCAGTCCGTCCCGTCGTACGTCCTGGTGCAGTCGCCGCGCGACCTCCGTTCGCCGCAGGCCCTTGCCGATCTGGAGCAGATGGCGTCGCGCATCAGCCAGCTGCCGGACGTCGCCATGGTCAGCGGTATCACCCGTCCGCTCGGCGAGGTGCCGCCGGAGTTCCGGGCCACCTTCCAGGCGGGCCTGGTCGGCGACCGGCTGACCGACGGCGCCAACATGATCGGCGAGCGGGCGGGCGACATCAACCGGCTGACCAAGGGGGCCGACACCCTCGCGACCAACCTCAGCGACGTGCGCGGCCAGGTCACCCAGATCGCCGGCAGCCTGCAGACGACGCTCGACGCCTTCACCGCCATGCGCAGCCAGTACGGCGGCGAGAAGCTGGTACAGAACGTCGAAACTGCGGCCAAGCTGATCAACAGCGTCAGCAAGCTGGGCAACACCCTCGGCCTGAATTACACGGCGGCCAAAGACATGTTCGGCTGGGTGGGCCCGGTGCTCGCGGCGCTGCAGAACAACGCGGTATGCGATCTCGACCTGTCGTGCGCCGAAACCCGCGGTCACTTCCAGCGCCTCGAAGAAGCACGCCAGGACGGCACCATCGACGAGATCAACAAGCTCGCCGGGCAGTTGCAGTCCATGCAGGACCGGCAGACCCTCAACGCGTCGGTGCAGCAACTGCAGGGCGCGATGACCAACCTGACCAAGGTGATGCGCAGCCTGGGGATTGACAGCCCCGCCGGCGCGCAGGCCAACCTGACCAAATTGCGCCAGGGCGCCGATCGTTCGGCGAGCGGCAGCCGGGAGGTCGCCAACGGGGTCGACGAGATCGTCGACCAGATCAAGCTGATGCGTTCGGGCCTCGACCAGGCCGGGGCGTTCCTGCTGTCGATGAAACAGAACGCGGGCGGCCCGACCCAGGCCGGATTCAACATCCCGCCGGAAGTGCTGAAGCTCGAGGCCTTCAAGTCGGCGTCCAAGATGTTCATCTCGCCCGACGGACACTCGGTGCGGTACCTGGTGCTCACCAAGCTCGACCCATTCAGCGCCGCCGCGATGGATCAGGTCAACACCATCCGTGACACTGCCCGCGGCGCGCAGCCCAACACGTCGCTGTCCGATGCGACGGTGTCCATGGGCGGATATCCGGTGGCGCTCAAGGACACTCGCGACTACTACCAGAACGACATCCGGTTCATCATCATCGTCACCATCGTCGTGGTGCTGCTGATCCTGATGCTGCTGCTGCGGTCGCTCATCGCGCCGCTGTACCTGGTTGGCTCCGTGGTGCTTTCGTACTTCGCGGCGCTCGGCATCGGGGTTGTGGTGTTCCAGTACCTATTCCACCAGCCGCTGCACTGGACGGTGCCACCACTGGCCTTCGTGGTGCTGGTCGCCGTGGGTGCCGACTACAACATGCTGTTCGTCTCGCGAATGCGTGACGAGTCGCCACATGGCATGCGGTACGGCATCATTCGGACGCTGTCATCGACCGGCGGTGTCATCACCGCGGCCGGGCTGATCTTCGCGGCCTCCATGTGGGGTCTGTTGTTCTCCAGCATCGGCACGGTGATCCAGGGTGGATTCGTCATCGGCGCCGGCATTCTGCTGGACACCTTCCTGGTACGGACCATCACCGTGCCCGCCATGGCCACGCTTGTCGGAGAAGCGAACTGGTGGCCGTCACGACCGAAAACGCAGGGGAGCAACGCATGA